The Coffea arabica cultivar ET-39 chromosome 1e, Coffea Arabica ET-39 HiFi, whole genome shotgun sequence genome has a window encoding:
- the LOC140021562 gene encoding WUSCHEL-related homeobox 3-like, whose translation MSPSNSTRWCPTPEQLMILEEMYRGGIRTPNASQIQRITAHLSFYGKIEGKNVFYWFQNHKARERQKLRRKLSKQLYQQQLLQEQLCLHRCHNQENKFLSSNESPPPALHQLSLDKSADYLHPGGVGSAAAHMTSCTWKRDPPNMYELQNTSMMRSYGDDWTMMMLKMRDAGPTHYPSCCSSNRPLKTLELFPITTQNVKDHQATTSNPSRNSYS comes from the exons atgtcTCCATCAAATTCAACCAGATGGTGTCCAACCCCAGAGCAGCTCATGATTTTGGAGGAAATGTATAGAGGAGGCATAAGAACACCAAATGCTTCTCAAATACAAAGGATCACGGCCCACCTTTCTTTCTATGGCAAAATCGAGGGGAAGAATGTATTTTACTGGTTTCAGAACCACAAAGCCAGGGAGAGACAGAAGCTAAGAAGGAAACTGAGCAAGCAACTATACCAACAACAACTATTACAGGAGCAGCTGTGCCTCCATCGATGCCATaatcaagaaaacaagtttCTTAGCTCAAATGAATCTCCTCCTCCTGCTCTGCATCAGCTATCCCTCGACAAGTCAGCTGATTATCTTCATCCG GGTGGAGTTGGCAGTGCAGCAGCACATATGACCAGCTGCACATGGAAGAGGGATCCTCCAAACATGTACGAATTGCAAAATACTAGCATGATGAGAAGTTATGGTGATGATTGGACGATGATGATGTTGAAGATGAGAGACGCGGGTCCTACTCATTATCCCTCTTGCTGCAGCAGTAATAGACCCCTGAAAACCCTAGAACTCTTTCCCATCACAACCCAAAATGTCAAAGATCATCAGGCCACCACTTCCAACCCTAGCCGTAACTCATACTCGTGA
- the LOC140011342 gene encoding chitinase 2-like — MDFSKLLISFLLLQFLFANYSTAHAAPNCPSKLFREYIGAEGQDLTFSDVPINANVEFHFILSFAIDYTNSSIPLPTNGYFNVYWDKENLSPYQVSCIKAEHPNVKVAMSLAGDTVGGGFNASFDPVSVESWVRNAIYSVTNIVKEYNLDGIDIDYEHFKADPDTFAECIGRLLYYLKRNRIVTFTSIAPFEDEDVQPHYLALWRKYGHLIDYVNFQFYAYQKGTNVSQFLQYFETQRGKYEGGKILASFGTDESGGLKPQNGFFNATSILKSQGKLEGIFIWSADDSKKDNFYYEKQAQDLLAL, encoded by the coding sequence ATGGATTTTTCAAAGCTCCTCATCTCCTTTCTCCTTCTACAATTTCTCTTCGCCAATTACTCGACAGCCCATGCAGCTCCAAATTGTCCCTCGAAACTCTTCAGGGAATACATAGGAGCTGAGGGCCAGGACTTGACGTTTTCTGATGTACCCATTAATGCCAATGTCGAATTCCatttcattttatcatttgccaTTGACTACACAAATTCATCAATTCCACTTCCCACCAATGGTTACTTCAATGTCTATTGGGACAAGGAGAACCTCAGTCCTTATCAAGTATCTTGCATCAAGGCCGAACATCCTAATGTCAAGGTGGCAATGAGTCTGGCTGGAGATACTGTTGGCGGTGGTTTCAACGCCTCCTTCGATCCTGTATCCGTCGAGTCCTGGGTGAGAAATGCTATCTATTCAGTCACTAATATAGTCAAAGAGTACAACCTAGATGGCATAGACATTGATTACGAGCACTTCAAAGCAGATCCTGATACGTTTGCGGAGTGCATTGGAAGACTTTTATACTACCTTAAGCGAAACAGGATCGTAACGTTTACATCAATAGCACCGTTTGAAGATGAGGATGTCCAACCACATTACTTGGCACTCTGGAGAAAGTATGGACATCTCATAGACTATGTTAACTTTCAATTTTATGCCTATCAGAAAGGGACAAATGTATCTCAGTTTTTGCAGTATTTTGAAACTCAGAGAGGTAAGTACGAAGGGGGCAAAATACTAGCAAGTTTCGGCACCGATGAGAGTGGGGGCCTGAAACCTCAAAATGGGTTCTTCAATGCCACCAGCATCCTCAAAAGCCAGGGCAAACTTGAAGGTATCTTTATCTGGTCTGCAGATGATTCAAAGAAGGATAACTTTTACTATGAGAAGCAGGCACAGGATCTTTTGGCCCTCTAA